One region of Rana temporaria chromosome 11, aRanTem1.1, whole genome shotgun sequence genomic DNA includes:
- the FJX1 gene encoding four-jointed box protein 1, with protein sequence MDQGFAPFYSYKGSAHGISALCPQGRCDCTKRLARMRTALALVTSGVLLVIGGVFWLRKDPHPVEQPEHLHQRSPRALRLPALHPHTPPVTEGHTQGASPGQGNPENRSLPSLSLEQGIYWPRALERALPQGFTDEYSQHWQQFARNASVVTLERGCGRSTNRLATLSDGSKACIRYGINPEQIQGEVLSFYLSRLLGLPAVPPCVLSKVGSTQWALADLGGTGWASGALVTITPWLHNLSSVLPPLALRAEDGKLRPLLEELHSGQTGMVELAQWGDLILFDYLTANFDRLVSNLFSLQWDPRVMLRGTNNLHRSPGGTLVLLDNEAGLAHGYRVRDTWDKYNKELLVTVCLFRRGLVRKLRELYLGQRTAEELHALYLAGEPLAAELGLLTESEAQVLQDRVGFLYRHIQSCQDRYS encoded by the coding sequence ATGGAccaaggatttgcccccttttaCAGCTACAAAGGAAGTGCCCATGGAATAAGTGCCCTGTGCCCTCAGGGTCGTTGTGACTGTACCAAGCGACTAGCTAGGATGAGGACTGCCCTGGCACTGGTCACTTCAGGGGTCCTCCTGGTAATAGGGGGGGTCTTTTGGCTAAGGAAAGACCCACATCCTGTGGAGCAGCCTGAGCACCTCCATCAAAGATCCCCCAGGGCACTGCGCCTGCCTGCACTACACCCGCATACTCCACCAGTTACTGAGGGACATACCCAGGGGGCATCTCCAGGGCAGGGGAACCCAGAGAACCGGTCACTGCCCAGCCTTTCCCTGGAGCAGGGCATCTACTGGCCACGGGCACTAGAGAGGGCACTGCCGCAGGGCTTTACAGATGAATACTCTCAGCACTGGCAGCAATTTGCCCGCAATGCCAGCGTGGTGACCCTGGAGAgaggctgcgggcgcagcaccaaCCGACTGGCAACCTTATCAGATGGCAGCAAAGCCTGCATACGGTATGGCATCAATCCTGAACAGATCCAGGGGGAAGTTCTCTCCTTCTACCTATCTCGCCTGCTGGGGCTGCCAGCCGTGCCACCCTGCGTCCTCTCTAAAGTTGGAAGCACTCAGTGGGCGCTGGCTGATTTGGGGGGCACAGGTTGGGCATCAGGTGCCTTGGTCACCATCACCCCTTGGCTGCACAACCTCAGCTCGGTCCTGCCACCCCTTGCCCTGCGAGCCGAGGATGGCAAACTGCGTCCCCTGCTGGAGGAATTGCACTCAGGGCAAACTGGCATGGTGGAGCTGGCACAGTGGGGCGACTTGATCCTCTTTGACTACCTGACTGCCAACTTTGACCGGCTAGTGAGCAATCTTTTCAGCCTCCAGTGGGATCCTCGGGTCATGCTGCGAGGAACTAACAACCTCCACCGGTCTCCAGGTGGCACCTTGGTTTTGTTGGATAACGAGGCCGGGCTGGCACACGGGTACAGGGTTCGGGACACCTGGGACAAGTACaacaaggagctgctggttacagTGTGTCTGTTCCGCAGGGGTTTGGTGCGGAAATTGCGGGAGCTGTACTTGGGGCAGCGCACCGCGGAGGAGCTGCACGCGCTGTACTTGGCAGGGGAACCGCTGGCCGCGGAGCTCGGCTTATTAACTGAGTCGGAGGCGCAGGTCCTACAAGACAGAGTGGGATTCCTCTATAGACATATACAGAGCTGCCAGGACAGGTACAGCTGA